The genomic region CCGTCTCCGCCAACGGCCACGACGCGGTCGGGCTTGAGCGATTCCACCGCTTTTCGTACCGATTCCTCGTCATTTTGACCATTCAGGACCAGGAAATCAGGTGAAAATGGTTTATTCCGAAAAAAATCCCTGATTTGTTCTTCCCAGTCGTCCTTGGCCCGGCCACCCGATACCGGATTGATGACAAACAGGAGTTTGAGCATCCCTTCGGGGGGCACCGATTGGTTATGGGGTATCGAACGTTGGGAGTGCATTGGTGCAATCTAGTGAATGTATGGGTCGAAAAACATCCTTAAGACGAAAAATCTGGAAAAGGCTCGGTATCGCAGACCGGCCCGTTGTCAAAGTTTACCGGGGGTACGGCAGCGAAAATCAGGTCCTGATTTACGGGCACGTGTTTAGACTGAGCCCGCTGCCGCGGCGCAAGTACCGCCAGACGGTGCTTTCCAACACCCTGGCGCTGCTCCGTTTATTTATGGTACGGCCGGTGGGCAATGTCACCGTCCGGCTGGAGGGGGATGCGGCGTCGCCTCAGACCATTACCGACCGCAACGGTTTTTTCCGGCTGGAATGGGTGCCCGAACAGCCGCTGCCGCCGGGCTGGCATCCCGTCCGGGTAAGCCTCATCACCACCTACACCAGCCGGAAGGAAACCTTCGCGACGGGAGAGGGCGAAGTCTTTATCCCTCACCGGACCCATCTGGGCTGCATTTCGGATATCGACGACACGTTTCTGGTCTCCCACTCGTCCAACCTCCGCAAGCGGCTGCACGTTCTGCTGACCGAAAACGCGCTGAGCCGCGATCCGTTCGAAGGCGTGGTGGAACATTACCAGCTGCTGGCGCAACTGGGCACGGACGCCGAGCATCCAAACCCGTTTTTCTACGTTTCCAGCAGCGAATGGAACCTCTACGATTACATCTGCGACTTTTCGCAGAAAAACAAAATGCCGAAAGGGGTGTATCTGCTGAGCGAACTCAAGCGGCTGCGGCAGGTCGCCCGGACCGGGCAGGGCAAACACATGACCAAGTTTTCCCGGATTGTGCGGATTCTGGAGGCTTATCCTTTGCTGAAGTTTATTCTGCTGGGCGACGATACGCAGGAGGACCCCGCGATTTATGCCTCCCTGGCGGAGCATTTTCCCGGGCAGATCATCTGCGTCTACCTTCGGCAGGTGGAGGAGAAAAACCGGGAGCAGACCTGGCAACAGGTCGAACAGATCAGGGCGGCGGGGGTTGACTGTTGTTATTTCAAAAACAGCGGCGAGGCCCGGGCGCACTCCCAAACGCTGCGGCTACCGGGGGCCGACTCTGTTCATAATCAGCCAGCAACCTGACAGTCATCATACAGCGCGGAGGGCCGGGGCGGTAATTTTGTTCTGTTCAAAACAAATCACCAAACACTCTAAAGTTATGGCAACCCTCTCGCCGTCAACGACATCGTATAACGAATCTGCTACCTTAACTGAAAAATACAACCAGTTTGCCGAAGCGGCCGAATTTAACCGCGTAGGCTGGACCGCAACGGCCATGATGATTCAGGGCTGTCTGCTGTCACCCGTCCTGCTGCTGACCATGATGTATTTTGGCGGTGGCGACTGGCAGTTTCTGACCGGGATGCTCACCTTCCTGCTGGTGATCGTGCCGATTCTGGGCGCCCAGAAAATGAAGTACGTCTTCGGCGGCTTCCTCATCAGCCTGGTTGTCAACCTGGCTATGATTGCCCTGAACGTGCTGAGTACGTTATAATTAACCAGAACTAACGATAAAAGCCCGGCCAGCGATGGTCCGGGCTTTGTTTTTTACGGCTTTCGGCAAACGAAACAGGGTCGCCGGTCAGGCCAGCAAGTTGGCCACTGCCTCGTCTACCCGCTGCCGCCCGAATCCGGCAGTCGCGGCCTCCATCTGGGCGATGATTTCCCCGGTCCCCAGGTTGCCGATGCTTCCCTCGTGGGTGTGGTTCAGCTGCCGCGGAGCCCGGTAGCTGCCTTCGTTGATTTCCTTGCCGACGATCCGGTACGCCTCCCGGAACGGGACACCCTGC from Tellurirhabdus rosea harbors:
- a CDS encoding App1 family protein, which translates into the protein MGRKTSLRRKIWKRLGIADRPVVKVYRGYGSENQVLIYGHVFRLSPLPRRKYRQTVLSNTLALLRLFMVRPVGNVTVRLEGDAASPQTITDRNGFFRLEWVPEQPLPPGWHPVRVSLITTYTSRKETFATGEGEVFIPHRTHLGCISDIDDTFLVSHSSNLRKRLHVLLTENALSRDPFEGVVEHYQLLAQLGTDAEHPNPFFYVSSSEWNLYDYICDFSQKNKMPKGVYLLSELKRLRQVARTGQGKHMTKFSRIVRILEAYPLLKFILLGDDTQEDPAIYASLAEHFPGQIICVYLRQVEEKNREQTWQQVEQIRAAGVDCCYFKNSGEARAHSQTLRLPGADSVHNQPAT